The Corylus avellana chromosome ca8, CavTom2PMs-1.0 genome has a segment encoding these proteins:
- the LOC132190679 gene encoding uncharacterized protein LOC132190679, whose amino-acid sequence MESVASNSPSLDNNRRFRPIQPIVDRILRALRHDLRLLHRSESKFFVLGATSNVYTVTLSATPSCTCPDRTTPCKHILFVLIRVLGVSLNDTCLRRRNLRPCHLNRLLGTPTVRETLAGAGVRERFHQLFFQARPGASRPNIEIEDGTTCPICLDEMRKWERVVSCGTCRNPIHEECLQRWKRSTGRRATSCVICRARWRDRADQERYLNLAAYVSEDNNVGEEGGLCGG is encoded by the exons ATGGAGTCCGTTGCCTCCAATTCACCATCATTGGACAACAACCGGCGGTTCAGACCCATCCAGCCCATAGTGGACCGCATACTCCGAGCCCTCCGCCACGATCTCCGCCTCCTCCATCGCTCCGAATCCAAGTTCTTTGTCTTGGGTGCCACCAGTAACGTCTACACCGTCACCTTATCTGCGACCCCTTCGTGCACCTGCCCTGACCGCACAACACCATGCAAACACATTTTGTTCGTCTTGATACGAGTATTGGGTGTTTCTCTCAACGACACTTGCCTTCGGAGGAGGAATCTCCGGCCATGCCACCTCAACCGCCTACTTGGGACGCCTACTGTGCGTGAAACACTTGCGGGGGCCGGTGTTCGCGAGAGATTCCATCAATTATTCTTTCAAGCAAGGCCAGGCGCTTCGAGACCCAATATTGAGATAGAAGACG gtaCTACCTGCCCAATTTGCCTAGATGAGAtgagaaagtgggagagagtGGTAAGCTGTGGAACATGTCGAAATCCGATTCATGAAGAATGCTTACAGAGGTGGAAGAGGAGTACGGGAAGAAGGGCGACTAGTTGTGTGATATGTAGGGCGAGGTGGCGGGATAGGGCGGATCAGGAAAGGTACCTGAACCTGGCTGCTTATGTTAGCGAGGACAACAACGTAGGGGAGGAAGGTGGTCTCTGTGGTGGCTAA